One region of Fragaria vesca subsp. vesca linkage group LG4, FraVesHawaii_1.0, whole genome shotgun sequence genomic DNA includes:
- the LOC101292305 gene encoding uncharacterized protein LOC101292305, whose amino-acid sequence MAKALISSDNFSRNKKKQQETAVVILNSNQDVVFSILDKVEPIDRLRFTAVCKEWLALSKKYYLTSQRWSTQLVPMLLILKEGKLRLYNVCAGKIDNNIQLSVLTVKRFCGSSRGWLATVAKDPTDPTVDACEYYRLYKYDVIIQLWNPFDKATCPLCLPPLELGCGTSIRKVILLLDPLRDNNYIVAAITDSKLALFRAGQKDWTRIQALGKCNDLILYKGRIYGAQNNGSLWSLDVNHSSTETRPKLVTTLNPRVYKRVHIVNSNTTGDLLLLQRSCELQTPYPDEPYSFKIYKLVIDDDGSLVRQVEIKSIGDEVIFVGGGYQSVSVFASKFPGCQPNSIYYTTDLGESPKTIGVCNLQDGTISKLDPFDGSKLMRLALWILPRCNGLSLSYLLNS is encoded by the coding sequence ATGGCTAAAGCCCTCATCAGTAGCGACAATTTTTCCAGGAACAAGAAAAAGCAGCAGGAAACTGCTGTTGTTATCTTGAATAGTAACCAGGATGTTGTGTTTTCGATTCTGGACAAGGTAGAACCCATTGACCGTCTCCGCTTTACTGCAGTTTGTAAGGAATGGCTGGCTCTTTCGAAAAAATATTACCTCACGTCTCAACGATGGAGCACTCAGTTGGTTCCTATGCTCTTGATCCTTAAGGAGGGAAAGCTAAGACTCTACAATGTCTGTGCCGGAAAAATTGACAACAACATTCAGTTATCAGTTCTTACTGTTAAGAGGTTCTGCGGTTCTAGCCGTGGTTGGTTAGCCACAGTAGCCAAAGATCCCACAGATCCCACAGTAGATGCATGTGAATATTATCGACTGTACAAATATGATGTGATTATTCAACTCTGGAACCCTTTCGATAAAGCAACATGTCCTCTTTGTCTTCCTCCCTTGGAACTCGGTTGCGGAACATCAATTCGGAAGGTTATCCTGTTACTTGATCCATTAAGAGATAACAATTATATAGTCGCAGCAATCACAGATTCCAAGTTGGCTCTCTTCAGAGCAGGCCAAAAAGATTGGACTCGCATCCAGGCATTAGGAAAGTGTAATGATCTTATACTCTACAAAGGTCGTATCTATGGAGCTCAAAACAATGGAAGTCTTTGGTCACTGGATGTTAATCACAGCAGTACTGAAACTCGTCCAAAACTAGTTACTACCTTGAATCCCAGAGTTTATAAGCGAGTGCATATTGTAAATTCAAATACCACAGGAGACCTATTACTTCTTCAGAGAAGTTGTGAGCTGCAAACGCCATATCCCGACGAGCCCTACAGCTTCAAGATTTACAAGTTGGTGATAGATGACGATGGATCTCTTGTGCGACAAGTTGAGATTAAAAGCATAGGAGATGAGGTTATATTCGTAGGTGGAGGCTATCAATCTGTTTCTGTTTTCGCTTCCAAGTTCCCCGGATGTCAACCAAATTCTATATATTACACAACTGATCTTGGAGAATCTCCAAAAACTATAGGTGTCTGCAATTTACAAGATGGAACCATCAGTAAACTAGACCCTTTTGATGGCAGCAAGCTCATGCGTCTAGCACTTTGGATTTTGCCAAGGTGTAATGGACTCTCACTCTCATATCTTCTGAATTCATAG
- the LOC101292597 gene encoding putative SNAP25 homologous protein SNAP30-like, with product MFGFMKSPAKIAKQSSVDPGALDPATKSDGAKITPARRTSSEPVLITPDMGDEKHGRPRTRGTSPASYQNDFRDSGGLENQSVQELENYAVYKSEETTKSVNNCLKIAEDIRESATTTLDTLHQQGDQINRTHMAAVDIDRDLSKGEKLLNGLGGIFSKPWKAKKTKEINGPDMSAASTSKGATKAQREKLGISPAPKGGRSAPRTPPPEGASAIQQVEAEKAKQDDALSDLSNILGDLKGMATDMGSELERQNKAMDHLSEDVDELNSRMKGANQRTRRLLGK from the exons ATGTTTGGGTTTATGAAATCCCCTGCTAAGATTGCAAAGCAAAGTTCTGTAGACCCAGGAGCTCTTGATCCAGCAACTAAATCCGATGGGGCTAAGATTACCCCAGCGAGACGAACTAGTTCTGAACCCGTGCTCATCACCCCAGACATGGGTGATGAGAAACATGGTAGGCCTAGAACAAGAGGGACTTCTCCTGCTTCATACCAGAACGATTTTCGTGACTCGGGAGGGCTAGAGAACCAGAGCGTGCAAGAATTGGAGAACTATGCTGTGTACAAGTCTGAGGAGACAACAAAGAGTGTCAACAATTGCCTCAAGATTGCTGAGGACATCAGGGAGAGTGCTACAACCACGCTTGACACATTGCATCAGCAGGGTGATCAGATTAATAGGACACACATGGCGGCTGTCGATATAGATAGGGATTTGAGCAAG GGTGAAAAGCTTTTAAACGGACTTGGAGGCATTTTCTCAAAGCCTTGGAAGGCAAAGAAGACCAAGGAGATCAACGGCCCTGATATGAGTGCAG CTTCAACCAGTAAAGGTGCAACTAAAGCGCAGAGGGAAAAGTTGGGCATATCTCCTGCACCCAAAGGAGGCCGGTCAGCTCCTCGGACACCTCCTCCTGAAGGCGCAAGTGCCATTCAGCAAGTCGAG GCTGAGAAGGCAAAGCAAGATGATGCTCTTTCAGATCTAAGTAATATTTTGGGCGATTTGAAGGGAATGGCTACGGACATGGGAAGTGAACTCGAGAG GCAAAATAAAGCTATGGATCATCTCTCTGAGGATGTGGATGAACTCAACTCTCGAATGAAAGGTGCGAATCAACGAACTCGACGCCTGCTAGGCAAGTGA
- the LOC101292893 gene encoding probable inactive purple acid phosphatase 2-like: MAVAPPQLVFFFVLIIGFCFDPTHQKPSVSLNTTRLSKSGDSVLIKWSGVDSPSKLDWLGIYSPPSSRNHHFLGYKFLSSSPTWQSGSGSISLPLINLRSNYSFRIFRWSESEVNPDKRDHDDNPLPGIKHLLATSPELAFESGRVPDQIHLSYTDRLDEMRVMFVTPDRDQRAVKYGARKDGLDDVAAARVSRYELQHMCDWPANHSVGWRDPGFVHDGVMTNLKSGVRYYYKVGSDDGGWSETHSFVSRNGDSDEAVAFMFGDMGTTTPYATFFHMQDESVATIKWILRDIEALGDKPAFVSHIGDISYARGYSWLWDHFFNQIEPVATRLPYHVCIGNHEYDWPLQPWKPEWASSIYGKDGGGECGVPYSVRFNMPGNSSESTGTSAPATRNLYYSFDMGSVHFVYISTETNFVTGSKQHEFIKRDLESVNRTKTPFVVVSGHRPMYTTSNEGRDAEMRRQMMEHLEPLFVNNNVTLALWGHVHRYERFCPLSNFTCGSRGPVHVVIGMAGQDWQPIWQPRADHPTVPIFPQPLRSMYRGGEFGYTRLVASKEKLTLSYVGNHDGQVHDSVTILASGEVLGGEAGGAGVNALGNGIKAAVNDSDGYGVAGFGGKRPSQKIVGFQ, from the exons ATGGCCGTTGCTCCGCCGCAGCTCGTTTTCTTCTTCGTTCTTATAATCGGGTTCTGTTTCGACCCGACCCATCAGAAACCCTCGGTGTCGTTAAACACGACGAGGCTGTCGAAATCCGGCGACTCGGTTCTGATCAAATGGTCCGGGGTCGACTCGCCGTCGAAGTTGGACTGGCTCGGAATCTACTCGCCGCCGTCGTCACGCAACCACCACTTCCTCGGGTACAAGTTCCTCTCCTCCAGCCCGACATGGCAATCCGGGTCGGGCTCCATTTCGCTTCCCTTGATCAACCTCCGATCCAACTACTCCTTCCGGATCTTCCGCTGGTCCGAGTCCGAGGTCAATCCCGACAAACGCGACCACGACGACAACCCCCTCCCGGGGATCAAACACCTCCTCGCCACGTCGCCGGAGCTCGCTTTTGAATCGGGTCGGGTCCCGGACCAGATCCACTTATCCTACACCGACCGCCTCGACGAGATGCGCGTCATGTTCGTGACCCCGGACCGCGATCAACGCGCCGTGAAATACGGCGCGAGAAAGGACGGACTGGATGACGTGGCGGCCGCACGTGTGAGCCGGTACGAGCTGCAGCACATGTGCGACTGGCCGGCGAATCACAGCGTCGGGTGGAGAGACCCTGGGTTTGTTCACGATGGCGTCATGACCAATCTCAAAAGCGGTGTCAGATATTATTACAAG GTTGGGAGTGATGATGGAGGTTGGAGTGAAACGCACAGCTTCGTATCGAGAAATGGAGATTCCGACGAGGCGGTAGCTTTCATGTTTGGTGACATGGGCACTACGACGCCGTACGCGACGTTTTTTCATATGCAAGACGAAAGTGTGGCCACCATCAAGTGGATTCTGCGTGACATTGAAGCTCTCGGCGACAAGCCGGCTTTCGTGTCCCACATTGGGGATATAAGCTACGCGAGAGGCTATTCGTGGCTGTGGGATCATTTCTTCAATCAGATTGAGCCGGTTGCGACGAGGCTGCCGTATCATGTTTGCATTGGGAATCATGAGTATGACTGGCCGTTGCAGCCGTGGAAGCCGGAGTGGGCTAGTTCGATTTATGGGAAAGATGGTGGTGGAGAGTGTGGGGTGCCGTATAGTGTGAGGTTCAACATGCCTGGGAACTCGTCTGAGTCAACTGGGACTAGTGCGCCCGCGACTAGGAACCTTTACTATTCGTTTGACATGGGGTCGGTGCATTTTGTGTACATTTCGACCGAGACTAATTTTGTGACGGGAAGCAAGCAGCATGAGTTTATAAAGAGGGATTTGGAGAGTGTTAATCGGACGAAGACTCCTTTCGTGGTGGTTAGCGGACACAGGCCGATGTACACTACAAGCAATGAGGGAAGGGATGCGGAGATGAGGAGGCAGATGATGGAGCATTTGGAGCCTTTGTTTGTGAACAATAATGTGACTCTTGCGTTATGGGGACATGTTCATAGATACGAGAGGTTTTGTCCGTTGAGTAATTTTACTTGTGGGAGTAGAGGGCCTGTTCATGTTGTGATTGGGATGGCAGGACAGGACTGGCAGCCGATATGGCAACCTAGAGCGGATCACCCAACTGTCCCCATATTCCCACAGCCACTGAGGTCTATGTACCGCGGTGGTGAGTTTGGGTATACTAGGTTGGTTGCTTCGAAAGAGAAGCTTACACTTTCTTATGTTGGAAACCATGATGGACAGGTGCATGATTCGGTGACGATTCTGGCTTCGGGAGAGGTTCTGGGGGGTGAAGCAGGTGGTGCTGGTGTCAATGCTCTTGGTAATGGGATCAAAGCTGCTGTGAATGATAGTGATGGTTATGGTGTTGCTGGATTTGGGG GAAAAAGGCCGTCCCAAAAAATAGTTGGATTCCAGTGA
- the LOC101293195 gene encoding CLAVATA3/ESR (CLE)-related protein 10-like — protein sequence MKSALSSSSSSSRKLLMALALATVVLLQLFLPVSATVEPRNTAAKETHRRHSCDAISRSSQKLRSLCIQLQRAPHVPSPPPSPEDYQIDPRFGVEKRRVPSGPNPLHN from the coding sequence ATGAAGAGCGCTCTCTCTTCTTCTTCTTCATCTTCAAGAAAGCTTCTAATGGCGTTGGCGTTGGCGACGGTTGTTCTCCTACAGCTCTTTCTGCCTGTATCTGCTACCGTGGAACCAAGAAACACGGCCGCGAAAGAAACACACCGCCGGCACAGTTGCGACGCGATTTCAAGGTCGAGCCAGAAGCTACGTTCTTTGTGCATTCAGCTCCAGAGAGCACCGCACGTTCCGTCGCCGCCGCCGTCGCCGGAGGACTATCAGATTGATCCGAGATTCGGTGTCGAGAAGAGAAGGGTTCCTTCCGGGCCAAACCCTCTTCACAACTGA
- the LOC101292299 gene encoding probable leucine-rich repeat receptor-like protein kinase At1g35710-like produces the protein MALRLRFAAFSLLFFLLLSPLLLHAKTLKRDMKALNEIKASLGWRVVYAWVGDDPCGDGDLPPWSGVTCSTQGDYRVVTELEVYAVSIVGPFPTAVTNLLDLTRLDLHNNKLTGPIPPQIGRLKRLRILNLRWNKLQDVIPPEIGELKSLTHLYLSFNSFKGEIPRELANLPALRYLYLQENRLIGRIPPELGTLPNLRHLDVGNNHLVGTIRELIRIEGCFPALRNLYLNNNYLTGGIPAQLANLTNLEILYLSYNKMSGIVPLAISHIPRLTYLYLDHNQFSGRIPDAFYKHPFLKDMYIEGNAFKPGVKPIGIHKVLELTDTEFLV, from the exons ATGGCGCTTCGTCTCCGCTTCGCCGCATTCTCTCTCCTCTTCTTCCTCCTCCTCTCTCCTCTTCTCCTCCACGCCAAAACCCTAAAACGCGACA TGAAAGCGTTGAACGAGATCAAGGCCTCGCTGGGGTGGAGAGTAGTCTACGCCTGGGTCGGAGACGATCCGTGCGGCGACGGCGACCTTCCGCCGTGGTCCGGCGTCACTTGCTCCACTCAAGGCGATTACCGAGTCGTCACTGAGCT GGAGGTTTATGCTGTCTCGATTGTTGGGCCTTTTCCTACTGCCGTCACTAATCTCTTGGATCTCACTAGGCT AGATCTCCATAACAACAAGCTAACGGGGCCTATCCCGCCTCAGATTGGACGATTGAAGCGTCTCCGAATACT TAACTTGAGATGGAATAAGCTGCAAGATGTCATTCCTCCTGAGATTGGTGAACTGAAGAGTTTAACCCATTT GTATCTAAGCTTCAACAGTTTCAAAGGGGAAATTCCTAGAGAGCTTGCTAATCTTCCTGCTCTTCGCTATCTCTACCTGCAAGAAAATCGTCTTATTGGGCGAATTCCACCAGAACTAGGAACTCTGCCAAATCTTCGGCACTT GGATGTTGGCAACAATCATTTGGTGGGTACTATTAGGGAACTTATACGCATTGAGGGCTGCTTTCCTGCTTTGCGTAACCT TTACCTGAACAACAATTATCTTACGGGAGGAATTCCAGCTCAGCTTGCCAACTTGACCAACTTGGAAATCTT GTACCTGTCTTACAACAAGATGTCTGGGATTGTTCCATTAGCAATATCCCATATTCCTCGATTGACTTACTT GTACTTGGATCACAATCAGTTCTCAGGAAGAATTCCTGATGCCTTCTATAAACACCCATTCTTGAAAGACAT GTATATTGAAGGGAATGCATTCAAGCCAGGTGTAAAACCGATAGGCATACACAAAGTTCTTGAGCTCACTGACACGGAATTCCTCGTCTAG
- the LOC101293484 gene encoding heparanase-like protein 2-like: MGSSIAFACFIFLSLFSVASAEYVDVRIRGVVSIANTDDNFICATLDWWPTDKCDYGQCPWGKAGIFNLDLENKTLINAVKAFGSIRLRIGGSLQDSVTYGFGYGVKECNRWKKDSSGLFGFSGACLDPNRWDEIHDFFNKTQAKLWFGLNALQGKKPDSKDKVLWVGDWDARNARDLMGYTISKGYPVESYELGNELCGGGVAARIEAQQYAKDMKKLKQLVTEMFPDGKQPKVLGPGGFYDKQWFNDFLLATGPGVLDGVTHHTYNLGPGVDPTLVKKVQDPYYLDNSAQTYKDAADSVKQFAPRTDPWVGEAGGAYNSGGKDVSHTFANGFWYLDQLGMTASYSHKVFCRQALIGGNYALLNTTSFIPNPDYYGALLWHRLMGNSVLSTVHYGSPFLRAYSHCSKKKPGITLLLINMSNSTTFDVDVLPEFNLHPWQRYEEQSDTKSTGASMREEYHLTPEGGNIQSDVLLLNGTPLKLTESFDIPEMQPKLVDPTSAVSVAPDSFVFVSIKDFHAPACALS; the protein is encoded by the exons ATGGGGTCTAGTATAGCATTTGCATGTTTCATTTTTTTGTCATTGTTCTCAGTAGCTTCAGCTGAATATGTCGATGTCAGGATTCGAGGTGTGGTTTCGATAGCTAACACAGATGACAATTTCATATGTGCAACCCTGGATTGGTGGCCGACTGATAAATGTGATTATGGTCAATGTCCTTGGGGAAAGGCTGGAATTTTCAATCTG GATTTGGAGAACAAGACCTTGATCAATGCAGTTAAGG CATTCGGTTCAATAAGGCTCAGAATTGGAGGTTCATTGCAAGATAGTGTTACTTATGGATTTGGATATGGAGTGAAAGAATGCAACCGATGGAAGAAAGATAGTTCAGGGCTTTTCGGGTTCAGTGGCGCTTGCCTTGACCCGAATAGATGGGATGAGATCCATGACTTCTTCAACAAAACACAAGCCAAACTCTGGTTTGGATTGAATGCCCTTCAAGGGAAGAAACCGGACTCGAAAGACAAGGTTCTTTGGGTTGGTGATTGGGATGCAAGAAACGCTCGTGACCTCATGGGGTACACCATCTCAAAGGGTTACCCTGTTGAGTCATATGAGCTAG GAAATGAGCTATGCGGGGGTGGCGTTGCTGCAAGAATAGAAGCTCAACAATATGCTAAAGACATGAAAAAGCTCAAACAACTTGTGACAGAGATGTTCCCAGATGGTAAACAGCCAAAGGTTTTAGGCCCCGGCGGCTTTTATGATAAACAGTGGTTCAATGACTTCCTGCTGGCCACCGGACCTGGTGTCCTAGACGGCGTGACTCATCACACTTACAATCTTGGTCCTG GTGTTGATCCAACCCTCGTTAAGAAGGTTCAAGACCCATATTACCTGGACAATTCAGCTCAGACATATAAGGATGCTGCAGACTCAGTTAAACAGTTTGCACCACGGACAGACCCTTGGGTTGGTGAGGCTGGTGGAGCTTACAACAGTGGTGGCAAAGATGTTTCACATACCTTTGCTAATGGCTTTTG GTATTTGGACCAACTTGGTATGACAGCAAGCTACAGTCACAAGGTTTTCTGCAGACAAGCCTTGATTGGAGGAAACTATGCCCTACTTAATACCACATCTTTCATCCCTAATCCTGACTACTATGG TGCACTCCTATGGCATAGACTGATGGGAAATAGCGTGCTCTCTACCGTTCATTATGGCTCTCCTTTCTTGCGTGCCTACTCTCATTGTTCAAAGAAAAAG CCTGGAATCACTCTGCTTTTGATCAACATGTCCAACTCTACTACCTTCGATGTTGATGTTCTCCCCGAGTTCAATTTGCATCCTTGGCAAAGATATGAAGAACAATCTGACACAAAATCAACTGGTGCATCAATGAGAGAAGAGTATCATTTGACACCAGAAGGTGGCAATATCCAAAGTGATGTGCTGCTACTCAATGGGACTCCATTGAAGCTCACAGAATCATTCGACATTCCTGAAATGCAACCAAAACTAGTGGATCCTACCTCTGCAGTCAGTGTTGCACCAGATTCGTTCGTCTTTGTATCTATCAAGGACTTCCATGCCCCTGCATGCGCGCTTAGTTAG
- the LOC101293779 gene encoding uncharacterized protein LOC101293779 → MEPKQMRVRISGVDQVKAEQSGSVIDRRIPHRKTQSFKEKKKTQNWFQRQFSGKMSEDYDSIVEIEHATAVAAATFAVKSIEEAAVSDKKRAGNETGDSLVKIKSKKEETTLSKPEAGRLSKLFSGAGLTKGTQEDQDSKVPISTSPNHKIPQKTLLPAPSIKQTPTSDAILPAPSMRKAPTFADKPLNSTSSIKPGTSAPQLDLPFTTKAATPSNETKWQSAARPGVVKTKADEWEEAEMAKLNKRYEQQTTTILSWENKKKKKSKLQLGKRESEIERRRSKSLEKYNNQMESIKQIAEGARAQAEEKRKNKVLKVKEKANTLRRTGEEAPTGCCCF, encoded by the exons ATGGAACCAAAGCAAATGAG GGTAAGAATTTCTGGTGTAGATCAGGTGAAAGCAGAACAGTCTGGCAGCGTGATTGATCGAAGAATACCACATCGGAAAACTCAATCTTTCAAAG AGAAAAAGAAGACGCAGAACTGGTTTCAGAGACAGTTTTCTGGGAAAATGAGTGAAGATTATGATTCTATCGTTGAAATAGAGCATGCAACAGCGGTGGCAGCTGCCACATTTGCAGTTAAATCAATCGAAGAAGCAGCAGTCTCTGATAAGAAACGGGCAGGCAATGAAACTGGTGACTCTTTGGTGAAGATCAAGAGCAAAAAGGAAGAAACAACACTTTCAAAGCCAGAAGCTGGAAGACTTTCCAAACTATTCTCAG GTGCAGGTTTAACAAAAGGTACTCAAGAGGACCAAGATAGTAAGGTGCCAATAAGTACTTCCCCGAACCACAAGATCCCGCAAAAGACCCTCCTTCCTGCTCCCTCGATTAAACAAACTCCAACGTCTGATGCCATCCTTCCTGCTCCATCAATGAGAAAAGCTCCAACTTTTGCTGATAAGCCATTGAACAGCACAAGCAGTATAAAACCCGGAACTTCAGCACCACAACTGGATTTGCCCTTCACTACGAAAGCTGCTACACCTTCAAATGAAACCAAATGGCAGAGTGCAGCAAGACCTGGAGTGGTTAAGACAAAAGCAGATGAATGGGAGGAGGCTGAGATGGCTAAACTCAACAAAAG GTATGAGCAGCAAACCACTACAATACTTTCCTGGGAGAACAAGAAGAAGAAGAAAAGCAAACTTCAGCTGGGAAAAAGAGAG AGTGAAATAGAGAGAAGAAGATCAAAATCGCTAGAAAAATACAACAACCAGATGGAATCTATTAAACAGATTGCAGAAGGAGCAAGGGCACAGGCAGAGGAGAAGCGTAAGAATAAAGTACTCAAGGTGAAAGAAAAGGCAAATACACTAAGAAGAACAGGGGAAGAAGCTCCTACAGGATGTTGCTGCTTCTAA
- the LOC101292592 gene encoding uncharacterized protein LOC101292592, whose product MWGFASNAITSIGLRRSSSEPSRVFLDSSDDEVCSNSSREEGLECPICLESFNIVENVPHVLWCGHTLCRNCVLALQWAVFRFSTQKFKIPFFISCPWCHLFSLRLVYKGNLKFPRKNFFLLWMVESFNGDRAKFGPASNGENQQISSPRVNLATGNHAGNSNLRRNHFSCPLLSRYNSVDGGGRVDRHHFSLHKSLDCFIHITSKFPLVILLLLIVFCVIPGSAIILVLYLLLTVLFAIPSVLVLYFAYPTLERLVREITS is encoded by the coding sequence ATGTGGGGCTTTGCTTCTAATGCTATTACGAGCATTGGACTTAGGAGAAGTTCGTCAGAGCCGAGCAGGGTGTTCTTGGACTCCTCGGATGATGAGGTTTGCTCGAATTCAAGCCGAGAGGAAGGGCTAGAATGCCCTATTTGTTTGGAATCTTTTAACATTGTCGAGAATGTTCCCCATGTGTTATGGTGCGGTCATACCCTGTGCAGAAATTGTGTCCTGGCGCTTCAGTGGGCGGTCTTCAGATTCTCGACTCAAAAATTTAAGATCCCGTTTTTCATTTCTTGTCCGTGGTGCCACCTGTTTTCTTTGCGGCTGGTTTATAAGGGGAATCTAAAGTTTCCTCGCAAGAATTTCTTCCTTTTGTGGATGGTTGAGAGCTTCAATGGTGATAGGGCGAAGTTTGGTCCTGCTTCCAATGGGGAAAATCAACAAATTAGTTCTCCAAGAGTCAACTTGGCTACTGGAAATCATGCTGGCAATAGTAACCTGAGGAGGAACCATTTTAGTTGTCCTTTGCTGTCAAGGTATAATAGTGTTGATGGTGGTGGCCGTGTGGACCGGCATCATTTCTCCCTTCACAAGTCTTTGGATTGCTTCATTCACATTACATCCAAGTTCCCATTAGTTATACTGCTTCTGTTGATTGTCTTTTGCGTAATACCGGGCAGTGCTATAATCTTGGTACTCTACTTGCTACTCACAGTTCTTTTTGCAATCCCATCTGTCTTGGTATTGTACTTTGCATATCCTACTTTGGAGAGGCTGGTAAGGGAGATAACCTCGTGA
- the LOC101294068 gene encoding uncharacterized protein LOC101294068: MDNEDDDRHQTKSSSKSSTKPSSKDAGSDAEDDKKSQTKTSTTSSTKPSSKDIAKDDKKTETKASTTSSAKPSSKGTGSDAEDDKSSQTKSSTKSSTKPSSKEATSDAEDDTKRETKASTKPSSKASSSEVEDDTKTETKTSTKSSTKPSSKATSSDDAEDDESDQHKTSTKSTTKPSSKGSGKDSDKDEITERKLPTKSSGGAHAEKKDHVPTTSELMSSAKVLASAAQGENVEKAELAGAASNLLGAANHYGQLDEKGLGSYVTKAEDMLRKFGQKSDSESGTGASKTKETTTKKEEEKPVKKPAAKDDDEEEGGGFGDFMKMAKGFLKGCRSV, translated from the exons ATGGACAACGAAGACGATGACCGCCACCAAACAAAGTCGTCTTCAAAATCATCAACAAAACCATCATCCAAAGACGCTGGTTCTGATGCTGAAGACGATAAGAAAAGCCAAACCAAGACGTCTACAACATCATCGACAAAGCCATCATCCAAAGATATTGCTAAAGACGATAAGAAAACTGAAACGAAGGCGTCTACAACGTCATCGGCAAAGCCATCATCCAAAGGCACTGGTTCTGACGCTGAAGACGATAAGAGCAGCCAAACCAAGAGTTCCACAAAGTCATCGACAAAGCCATCATCCAAAGAGGCTACTTCAGATGCCGAAGACGATACGAAACGTGAAACGAAGGCGTCTACAAAGCCATCATCCAAAGCTTCTAGTTCCGAAGTTGAAGACGATACCAAAACTGAAACCAAGACGTCTACAAAGTCATCGACAAAACCATCATCCAAAGCTACTAGTTCTGATGATGCTGAAGACGATGAGAGCGACCAACACAAGACGTCCACAAAGTCAACAACAAAACCATCATCCAAAGGTAGTGGTAAGGACTCAGACAAAGATGAAATAACCGAGAGAAAATTACCTACTAAGTCGTCGGGAGGTGCCCATGCAGAGAAGAAGGACCATGTTCCGACCACTAGTGAGCTGATGAGCAGCGCGAAGGTGTTAGCGTCAGCAGCGCAGGGGGAAAATGTGGAGAAGGCCGAGTTGGCCGGGGCAGCGAGCAACCTTCTTGGCGCGGCCAATCACTACGGCCAACTCGATGAGAAAGGGTTGGGATCGTATGTGACCAAGGCCGAGGATATGCTACGTAAGTTTGGCCAGAAGTCTGATTCTGAGTCTGGCACCGGTGCTAGTAAGACTAAGGAGACGACTACTAAGAAGGAGGAAGAGAAACCAGTGAAGAAGCCAGCTGCTAAAGATGATGATGAGGAAGAAGGTGGTGGGTTTGGAGATTTTATGAAGATGGCGAAGGGTTTCTTGAAGG GTTGTCGGAGCGTCTAG
- the LOC101292887 gene encoding 26S proteasome non-ATPase regulatory subunit 10-like yields the protein MEIDQSEPQTESQDLFKAAETGESSAFESLPPKQLALASALRNEDGRSLLHVAVSSGQSQVVKILLAGEESSSMINSKDEDGWAPLHSAASIGNTEITEMLLSKGADVNLKNDGGRVALHYAASKGWMEIAENLISHGAKLNAHDKVGSTPLHRAASTGKAQLCEFLIEEGADIDVVDRAGQTPLMSAVICENKEVSLLLIRHGADVDVEDKEGYTVLGRASNEFRPLLIDAAKAMLEG from the exons ATGGAGATCGATCAATCGGAGCCGCAAACCGAAAGCCAAGACCTCTTCAAAGCCGCCGAGACCGGCGAGTCTTCGGCGTTCGAATCCCTCCCACCAAAGCAGCTCGCTTTAGCTTCCGCTCTCAGAAACGAGGACGGCCGCTCCCTCCTTCACGTCGCCGTCTCTTCCGGCCAATCTCAG GTGGTGAAGATACTACTAGCTGGTGAAGAATCCAGCAGCATGATAAACAGCAAGGATGAAGATGGCTGGGCGCCGCTTCATTCCGCGGCGAGCATTGGGAACACAGAAATAACCGAGATGCTGCTCAGCAAAG GAGCTGATGTTAATTTGAAGAATGATGGTGGCCGCGTTGCGCTTCACTATGCTGCCAGCAAGGGATGGATGGAGATTGCGGAGAATTTGATCTCGCACGGGGCAAAGCTTAATGCACACGACAAG GTTGGTTCGACCCCATTGCATAGAGCAGCTAGTACTGGGAAAGCACAATTGTGTGAATTTTTAATTGAGGAAGGAGCTGACATAGATGTTGTTGATAGAGCAGGCCAGACTCCTCTTATGAGTGCTGTGATTTGCGAGAACAAGGAG GTTTCTCTTCTTCTAATAAGGCACGGAGCAGATGTGGATGTGGAAGACAAAGAAGGATACACAGTGCTTGGTCGAGCTTCAAATGAGTTTAGACCATTATTGATCGATGCCGCCAAGGCAATGCTTGAAGGGTGA